The DNA segment AAACTACGTAAAAGGCGGTGAAATGAACTAGCTAAAGCAAAATTTGAGTGCTATAACAGAAACGTTTGATCTATCAAAATACGGCGGCCGCTTTATGATACGGCACACCAAACGGAGGCTTTGCACGGTAAAATTTTACTCCGCGCAGAGCTAAAAAGGCGAATATAACGCAAAAGCGCAGGCTCTAAGCGACCTGCCAGAGCTAAAAATCGCGACGTTTATTAAAATTAGCAAATATTACAACTGAAAATGACGGACAATTAAATGAATATTATTTTAAAATTTTCTTTATTTATTGTATTTTACGTTTGTATCGCCGCATCTATAATGAACCTATCTTTTTGTATAAGCGGAGTGTATTTTTTTGTATTTGATTTAGGCGGGTTTAATCCCAATAATAACGGATTTATCCTTGTTTTTTCAATGTTTGTAATTCCGATTATATCCTTTGTTGCCGGCATCCATTTTACGCTGTGCATCTTTGAAAAAAGATCGCCAAAACCTATTGTAGCGTATATTTTTTGCGTCGGTATCGTGATCTTTCTAATCGAAAATTTGTTTTTTGAAGTTGTTTATAGCGATAGAAGGGAATTTAACGGGATTTTAAATGCTTTAAATTTAGTAGCGGCTTTAATAATTCCGCTATTTTTTATAAAATTTACTAAAAATTCCTAAGTCCTATTTCTAAATTTGAACGGATCAAATTTGGATCAAATTTAGCCTTCGCCTGCGTCAAATTTCCAAAATTTTCGCCCGTGTCGAGGAAATTTTGTAGATAGTAAACGCCTCTATATCCGTGCTCGTATAAAATCTCGCTCATCTCTGAGATATCGGCCTCGTTTAGCAAGTCCGTGTGCACCGTCGTTCTAACCTCAAATTTAAAGCCGGTTTGCAGCAAAAACTCAAGCGTTTGCAAGAAATTTTTATACAAATTCGAGCCGCTAACCTTTAGAAATTTTTCCTTCGTAGCTTTAAAATCAAGCGCGATATAGTCGATCAAATTTAGCGAGATAGCCTGCCCAATGATGGTCAAATTTGAGCCGTTGGTATCGACTTTGAGCAAAAATCCGCGCGACTTTACTTCGCTAGCTAGCGGCAAAAACGCGGGGCTAAGCGTGCATTCGCCGCCGCTAAAAACTACGCCGCTAAGCTTGCCTTTGCGCTTGTCTAAAAATTTGATAAACTCGGCGCAGCTGATCTGTCCGGCACCCGTGACGATAGGGACGTTGTAGCAGTAGGCGCAGCGCATGTTGCAGCCCGCAAACCACGCTATACAGGCTGTTTTATCAGGGTAGTCTAGGGTCGTAAATGGAGTGAGCGAGTAAAGCGGAAAATCGGCGTCTCTCACGTTTTACTCGCAGGAGTTTAGCGGGCCTTGGGCTCGCAAAATTTGACGCGCTCTTTGTGCTCGCCTTTTTTACCGAGGTTAAAGCTCTCTACCGGGCGGTGATAACCCATCACGCGCGTGTAAATGACGCATTTAGTGCGCTTTTCTTGTAGTTTTTCGAGGATATTTTTGTCGCTCATTTGTCACTCCTTAATAATAAATATTAAATAGTATAGCACTTTGTATATAACTGCCGTCTTAAATTCCGCGACCTACTTTTGTTTTTCAGCCGTTGTTAAAAGTATGGTAATATCCGCGTTACGATTAAATTTAAAACAAAGGAAAAACATGGCGAAAGTCAAATTTCACGGCGCGGACGTCGCGCTAAAAGGCGAAGAGGTATTCGTGGGCTCATATGCGCCCGAAGTTGCACTTGTAGGGCAGGATCTTGGCGAGTTTAAGGTCGGCGGCAACAACGGCATCGAGATACTAGTCACCGTCCCGTCTCTGGATACTAGCGTTTGCGCGACGGAAACGCGTAAATTTAACGAAAAAATGGCGGCGAAAGAGGCGATCAAGCTAAGCGTGATCTCGATGGATCTGCCGTTTGCGATGGGTAGATTTTGCTCCACGGAGGGTATCAAAAATTTAAAAGTCGGCAGCGACTTTAGAGCTAAAGAGTTCGGCGAAAAATACGGCGTAATCATCGGCGAAGGGCCGCTTGCGGGGCTTTTAGCCAGAGCCGTTTTCGTCATCAAAGACGGCATCGTCATCCACAAGCAAATCGTTCAAGATATTGCCGACGAGCCAAACTACGACGCGGTATTTGACGCGATAAAATCAAGCGGAGGTTGCAGCTGCGGGTGCATATGAGCCGCTAATTTTAAAGACCGCGAGAGCGGTCTTTTTTGTAAATCTATAAAATTTGTATTTTAAAAAACAGTAAAATCTTGGACTTAAATTTACATTTTACTTAAAAAAGTAATTGATTTTATCTCAAATTTTAACCTCTACTACATAATCATAATACCATCATAAAAATAATCTATGAAATTTTGATCGAAAGGTTCTAATAATTCAGCTTCTATTAGTTTGTTTATTAATTTTTCCTTACTAATACATCTAAAATGATCTAAAAGTTCAGTTATTGTGATTTCATTATTATCAATAGGTAGCAATTTAAGGTTACTAATTTTTTTGGAAATCATTCTTGGCAATCCATATTCTTCTAGCTGCAAAACTTTTGCCGGCATAAAAAGACTGGAAAGTCTATTTACAAAATCTGAAATATCAATATTTTGCTTACTAAATATAATTTTTTGCAGTTCATTAATGTCAGAAAAATATGCCGATAGATTGTATGTTACTTTATTTTCTAGTTCGAAATACTTTAAGATATTGTCTATTTTAAGCTCTTTTATGAGTTCTGGTATTGTTTTATTCCAACTTTTCATTATAATTTCAAGATGGTTAAAGTCAATATGGTGTTTGCTGCTCATGAAATATTTAAAAGCACTCCATTGTGATATTTCATTGGTTTTTAAGTAATTAAAGGCATTAGGATCCAGGTTAATTAACTTTTTTAAAATGTAAACAACATCTTCCATATTTGAGTTTATTTTTCCAGATTTAATAAGTTTTAATATTAAGTCTACTTTATTTTTATCCTCTACACAATTATAAATTTCATCTTTAATTTTATTTGCTTTAGTGTTTAACTCTTCCGTAATTTGTAACTCTTCATCCATTTTAAAGATATCATCGACAATTGGAGATAATTCTAAATTCTTTTCTTCTTCTTTTGGTGTATCTTCTAAAATATATACATTGCCGATAAAGTATTTAAACATTCTACCACTTCTACCAATAATATTTTTATAAGTAAAGTTATCAAATGGATCTTTTCGATCAATCTTGTTGCTATAAATTATTAAATTTTCTGCACTTGTGTTTACGCCTTCTATTAAGGATGAGGTACATATTGTAGTGAATATTTGATTTTCATTAAATAATTTAACATTCATTTGAGTAATTGTTCTATGTATTTTTCCATAGTGTATACAAATGCCCTTTGATACACTATCGGCCAAAGGCCAATCCTTAAAATAATTTTTGATCAACCATTTCTCATAGTTTTGTAGAATTTTAGAATCGCTCTTTTTAAAACCACTTGATAAAAATGTTGCTAGTTTATCTGCTGTACTCGGCTGGTTTACATAAATCAAATTTTGTTTATTTTTATTATTATTGATAATATTTAATACTAGATTATCCTTATTTTTTTTACTTTTGCATATTTCCTTCTTTATATTTAAAAATACAGTATTGAAATCCAATTTTACGTATTTCATTCTATTAATTCCAAAGAGTGAAAGATTTATTTTACTTATATTTGGACATAAATAGTATTTTTGTTTAGAAATTTTTGATAGCTTTGATATAACTATTTTTAGAGTTAATGCTCTATTATCACTAGATAAAATTTTATAAAACTCATCGACTATGAATAAATCTAATCCAATTTCCTTAATTTTATCGATATATCCGACAGCTCTTTCTTGTGGAAAGACAAAAATATTTTTATCTTTAATATCTGCGTTTGACGTTGTGATAATATTGTATTGTTTACTAAATTTATTAAGTCTTCTCCTTGTTTCATCCATAAGTGAAATAGTAGGAACTATAATTAAAACATTATCTGGTTTTTTAAAATTTATCAGTGCATCGATTATAAAGCTTTTACCAAAACTAGTTGGTGCGCTTAGTATCAAATCGTTACCTTCTATAAGTTGTTTTAAAATTTCGGATTGTTTTAAGTGTAGAGTAACAGGTTCTTTTTCTCCTATATTTATTGTGAAACTATTTATTAGGATTTTATCAAACCATTTACAACTATCATATTGCATATATGGATAAAGCCCCACCTCTCTTATTAGGTGATTTACAATTGGCATATATTGGCTTTGATCTATTTCATTGAGTAATTTAATAGTTTCATTTCTTTGTTCTGTTTTATTATTTATTTGAAATATTCTAGCACACTTATTAAAAATATTTTCTTCAGTCATTAAAACCTTCCATAGATTTATTTACATCTTCTATTATCTTATTTTTATCTGGGATTGGAAAAAATATTATATGAAAATATATTCTATCAATATACGATATGTTTTTTAGTTCATCTTTTAGACGCTTATATATTTTTTTAGTATTTTTTTTGGTATTTTCAATTATCTTATCCTGATATTCCTTGTTAAATTCCTTATTTTGTTTAGTTAAGCTACACTCATATAACAAAAATATTGGAATATGCAAAAATGGCTTTAATTCGTCCAGTGATCTATTGTCATTAAGCTTGGTCTTAATTTGTTCCAGTAAATTTGTATTATCTTTTAATAACTCATCCAAATCGCTTATATTTGTAATTATACTTTTTTCTTTTTTTAGCTTATCATCTTGCAAACCATTATTTACTGATTGAATGGCATTGTTTATTGCATCATCTATATTTTTATAAAATTTAGATTCTCCGAGCCATAGACTAAATTTGTCGTTATCTTCAATTACAATGTGTACACTATCGGCACCTTTTGCATAATCATTTTTATTCTGTTTATAAAAAATCTTTGGAACGACCGGAAGAGCGTTATAGTATTTTTTCATTATGCCGTATAATAAAATTTCACCAATTTCACCACCTTTTTCATCTATTTCATCCTGTTGATTTTTTTGAACAGTTCTTAGATTTCTAAGGGATTTTCTAAGCATGCTACCGGGCTTATTAATGCATGCTTCTCTTTCTTTTGCGCTAAGAGCATCGTGTGAAATATAATCAAGTAAAAAATCAATGAATTTATCGTATCTCCATTTATAGCTTTCATAATCATTCGCTATTATTAAAAAATAGTGTTTATCTATAATATCTCCATTACAAGACAAACACTCATCAGTAATTACTTCAAACTCCGGCTCACTATAATTAGTAAAAGTAGGATTCATAAATTTTACTGACACCCTTCGCACTCGATCGAGCGATCGGCGACGTTGTTTAGCTTTTCGCTATCCGGGCTTTCGGAGCGTAGATAGTAGGTCGATTTTAGTCCCAGCTCCCACGCAAGCATGTAAATTTCGCTCAGATAGCCGCCGCTAGCTTTGTCTAGACTCATGAAAATATTTAGGCTCTGTCCCTGGTCGATCCACTTTTGGCGGATGGCGCCGGCACGCACGAGTACGCGCTGATCTAGCTCATAGGCAGGCGTGTAGAACTGCCACGTCTCAGGGCTTAGATTCGGCACGACGTTTGGTATCATACCGCTTAAGTTGTGCTCGAACCACTTGCGCTTATACACGGGCTCGATCGTCTGCGTGGTGCCAACGAGTATGCTGATGCTCGACGTCGGCGCGATCGCCATCAGATAACCGTTTCGCATACCGTCTCTTTTGACCTTTTCGCGCAGTTTGCTCCAGTCGCAGGCGTTCTCGTCAAATAGCCCGCCTCTGTCGTTTAGAAGCGCTTTGGCGTTTGCGTTTGCCGTGTCGATAGGCATCACTCCCCTGCTCCACTTTGAGCCTTCAAAAAGCGGATACACGCCCTTTTCTACCGCCAAATTTGAGCTGGCGTAGATGGCGTTAAAGCTAATATTTTCCATCACGCTATCGATCAGCGCTAGGTGCTCGTAGCTGCCCCATTTTACGCCGCGTTCGGCTAGCATCTGTGCCTCGCCCATGACGCCAAGGCCGATCGAGCGGGAGGCTAGGTTGGTGTGTTTGACCTTTTTGTGCGGGTAGAAATTTAGATCGATGACGTTGTCTAGCATGCGTACGGCGATCGGCACGACGCGCTCGATGTCCTCTTTTTTGTTGATTTTGCTTAAATTTATGCTCGCGAGGTTGCATACGGCGGTTTTGCCCTCGAGGCTTTCTTTTTCGACGATGAAAATTTGCTCGCCGCCGATGCTATCTAGCGCGCTTAATTTTTTGGCCTTTTTTACGATACCGCTATCTACGCGCACGTCCTCTTCTTCGTCAAATAACCGCTCGGAGCCGCCCTCAAACGTGATCTTGATCTTGTAGTAGTTGGGCTGCGTATTTTGGAAAATTTCGGTGCATAAATTTGAGCTTCTGATTATGCCGTCGTGGTCGTTTGGATTGGTTTTGTTTGCGTTATCTTTAAAGCACAAAAACGGCATGCCCGATTCAAAATAGCTAGTTAAAATTTTCTTCCACAGTTCCTTTGCCATGACGACGTTTTTTTGGATCTTTTCGTCGTTTTCGTATGCTATGTAGCGAGCCTCAAACTCATCGCCGTATAGATCGCACAGATCGGCGACCTCTGCGGGGTCAAATAGGCTCCAGCGCGCGTTTTCTTTGACGCGTTTCATGAAAAGGTCGTTTATCCAAAGCGCAGGGAATAGCTCATGCGCTCTGCGGCGCTCTTCGCCCGAGTTTTTGCGCAGATCCAGGAAGTCGCTCACGTCCATGTGCCACGGCTCGACGTAGACGGCTATCGCACCCTTTCTCGTGCCTAGCTGATCGACGGCGACGGCGATGTCGTTCGTGACTTTTAGAAACGGGATGATGCCGCCGGCCGCGTTTTTATGTCCGTCGATGCTGCCGCCCATAGCGCGCACTTTGCACCAGTCCCAGCCGATACCGCCGCCAAATTTGCTAAGTAACGCCATCTCTTTGTAGCTATCGAAAATCCCCTCGATATTATCGGGCGTACTTCCCACGTAGCAAGAGCTTAGCTGATGGCGCGTCGTGCGAGCGTTTGAGAGCGTCGGAGTAGCGAGCATGACTTCAAATTTAGATACGAGGTCGTAAAATTTCTTCGCCCAGCCTTGGCAGTCTAGTTCGTTTTGCGCTAGGAACATCGCTATGGCCATAAACATCTGCTGCGGCAGCTCTATCGGCGCGCCGCTGCGGTCTTTGATGAGGTAGCGGTCATATAGCGTTTTGATGCCTAGATATGCAAACTGCAAGTCGCGCTCGGGCCTGATGTAGTCGTTTAGATCATCTAGATCGTATTTTTCTTTTAGTCCAGGGATGATACGGCCTGCTTTTTCGCCCTTTTGCAGATAGTCGCGTAGGTGGTTGTAGCCGCTAAAGCCCGTGACCTTGTGATAAAGGTCGTATAAAAACAGCCTTGCCGCTACGAAGGTCCAGTTTGGGCGGTCGATGTCGATCTTTTCGACGGCCGTTTTGATGAGGGTTTGCTGGATCTCCTCGGTCGTTATCATATCGCGAAATTGAATTTTCGCGTCCACCTCAAGCTCGCTTAGGCTCACGTTTGCTAGCCCCGCGACCGCTTCGCTCGTGTATTTTTTGATCTTGCTTACGTCAAGCTCCTCGGTGCGTCCGTTTCGTTTGATTACTTTCAAATTTTGTTCCTTATGTATATTTTATAAACCAAGTCCGGCAAAATACGGCAAACAAGCGATAAAAGCATCAGCTGTTTTATCTCCAAGCCATTTAATAACTTCCATTAGCTTTGATTTTTTTTCTTGATCATCTTTGCAATATTCAAGCTCACTAAGTATTCCTTTTAATTCATACTTCAAATTTTTAGCAAAAATCTCATCTGGAATTTGATCTATTTTTTCCATCGCGCTTTTAATGCTAATATTTTGAGTGATATTCGACTTAGCTGTATTTGTATTGTTATTATTTATTGTAACGGAATTTGATGGATTTGTATTTACTAATCTCTCGTCTTCATCTTGCAATTTGGCTGCTAGTTGTTCTAATTTTTCAATAAATAATTCTAGAAATTTTATAAATTTACTATAATCAATTTCTCTCATATTATAATCATAGGCCCCAGAGGTATAAACTTTAATACCTTCGTATTTACCTTCTAGTTTAATGAAATATTCGTAAATTTCATCAATATTTTTTTTATCCAGTATTTTTTGTGCTATCTCAATATCTTTTTTTATTATTTTAACTTGGTTTTGATTTGCCATTTTTACCTCTAAATTGTTTACTTTCCGAATACTCTCGCAAATATCCCATCCACGTGCCTGGCGTAATACGCATAATCAAAGCACTCTTTTATCTCTGCTTCGCCTAGGCTTGCGCGCAGTTCCTCGTCGGCGAGCAAATTTTGCAAAAATAGGCTCTCGCCGTTTTCGTTTATCGCTTTTTTGCCCTCTTGCAGATCCGCCCAGACCTTCATCGCGTTGCGCTGTACGATTTTATACGCGTCCTCGCGTGAAATTCCGCGCTGCGGAAGCTGTAAAAGCACGCGCTGAGAAAAGACGAGCCCGCCGGTCAAATTTAGATTTTTCATCATATTTTCCGGATAAACTACCAAATTTGCGATCAAATTCGCAATGCGCGCGAGCATGAAATTGGCCGTAATGAAAGCGTCCGGTAAGATAAATCGCTCGACCGAGCTGTGGCTGATATCGCGTTCGTGCCAGAGCGCGACGTTTTCGAGCGCAGGCGTCACGTATGAGCGCAGCATCCTACAAAGACCGGTGATGTTTTCGCTAAGTACGGGATTGCGCTTGTGCGGCATCGCGCTGGAGCCCTTTTGGCCTGGGCTGAAGTACTCCTCGGCCTCGTAAACTTCCGTCCTTTGGAAGTGGCGCACGGCGACGGCGATCTTTTCGCAGGTAGCGGCTAGAACGGCGATCGCGCTGATGACGTGGGCGTAGCGATCGCGCTGGATGACTTGATTTGACGCGGGAGCGGGTTTTAGACCGAGCTGCTCGCAGGTTAGCTCCTCAAACTCGAGCGGCGCATGAGCGAAATTTCCCATCGCGCCGCTTAGTTTGCCGTAGGCGGCGACCTCTTTGGCGTCTTGTAGCAACTTTAGCGCGCGCGCCACCTCGTCGTACCAGACCGCAAGCACGAGTCCGAAGGTGATCGGTTCGCCGTGGATACCGTGGCTGCGGCCGACCATCATCGTGTTTTTGTGCTCCTGCGCTCTGGTTTTGATCGCGCTCATTAGGCCTTTTACGTCTTCTATGATGAGCTCCATGCTGCTTTTGATCTGAAGCGCGACGGCGGTGTCGATGCAGTCGCTACTAGTCATGCCGTAGTGCACGAAGCGGCTCTCATCGCCCAGGCTCTCGCTCACGCTCGTTAGAAACGCGATCACGTCGTGCTTGGTCGTCTTTTCGATCTCATCGATACGCGCTACGTCAAATTTCGCGTTTTTGCAAATTTTCTCGCAGTCCGCATCGCTGATAAAGCCAAGCTTATTCCATGCCTTGACCGCGGCCAGCTCGACCTCCAGCCACGCACCGTATTTTGCCTGCATATCCCACTTCTGCGCCATTTGCTCGCGCGAATATCTCTCTACCATCTCTTTAGCCTTTTTTATGCGAATTTTTGTATAATTTTTTAAGGAAAGATTATATAAAAACTGGGCTGAAAAGGCGGTTAGTATCCGCTAAATTTGCCCTTAAATTTTAGATTTAAAGAGTGAAAATTGCCTTATATTCATAAATTTATTGCGCATGCCAAAGGACAAAAAGCGTATGAAATTTTATTGCAAAACGGCTATAAGATGCGCGAAACCCAGCGCCTCATCGACAAGGGGCGGCTTACCTGCGATGGCGCGGTCGTTGGCGAGAAAAATGCTTTGCTAAGCGGTGAAATTTGTCTGATAGAGTATGAGACAAATCCACGAGGTTTAAGGCCGATTTTTGAGTGCGAGAAATTTGCAGTTTTTGATAAGCCAAACGGCGTGCTCAGTCACCCAAACGGCAGGCACTGCGAGTACTCGCTAAATGACGAAATTTGGTCGCTCTACGGTCGCGAAGCGTCGGTCGCGCACCGTCTAGACTGCGAAACGAGCGGACTCATCGTCGTAGGCAAAGACAAAAATACGGTCGTAAATTTGAAAAAACTTTTTGAAAATCGGCAGGTTTATAAAAGCTACGTCGCGCTCGCGCAGGGAAAGATAAGCGAAAATTTGCGTATCGAGGCAAATATGGATCTGGCAAACGATTACGACGACGTAAAAATGCGAATGCGAATTTGCGAGGACGGCAAAAGCGCAGTGACGGAGATTTCGCCGATAGAGTATTTTGCCGATATCGATGCGACGCTGGTGCAAGCCGTACCGCTCACGGGCAGACAGCATCAAATTCGCTTACATTTGTTCCACGTGGAACATAAGATTTTAGGCGAACCGCTCTACGGTCTAATGCGATCGCAAATCGAGAAAATTTTAGATAAAGAGATGAGCGAAGCCGAGCGAATTTTGACGACGGGAGCGCCTAGACTGCTGCTGCATGCGGATGAAATTCGCTTTAAATTTGACGGCATAGAGTATGAGATTAGGTCCGAATTTGACGCGCGAAATGAATTTTATCAGTCGGTAAAAAGCGATAAATAAAATTATATGTGCGGTTGAAATTAGGAAAAAACCGATTAAATATACAAAATTTTATTGCAGACCAACTAAATTAAGTCAAAATTTAGGGGGGGGGGGGGGTAAAATGCCTTAAATTTTATTTAAGGGGTATTTATGGAATTTATCAAGAAGACTTTTGGCGGGCTTAGCGCGTCTTATTATAGGAGACATCTATTTTTCGGCGCGATTTTTATGGCTTTATATATTGCACTTTTTATAGTATGGGCGATAAGCGGGTTTTTACTTATCTTCTCTTGATAGGAAATACCTTTTTGTATCCGTATTCTCGCTTTGTTTATGAGAGTATCGTGAGCTTCATCTTTGGCGACAACGTCTTTTTCGTAAATGCCGTTTATCTACTGGTTGCTAAATTTATGACGATGCTTATTTGCTGGAGCTTCGCCGTTTTTATCGCGCCGCTTGGGCTTATTTATCTATATTTTTA comes from the Campylobacter rectus genome and includes:
- a CDS encoding anaerobic ribonucleoside-triphosphate reductase activating protein, producing the protein MRDADFPLYSLTPFTTLDYPDKTACIAWFAGCNMRCAYCYNVPIVTGAGQISCAEFIKFLDKRKGKLSGVVFSGGECTLSPAFLPLASEVKSRGFLLKVDTNGSNLTIIGQAISLNLIDYIALDFKATKEKFLKVSGSNLYKNFLQTLEFLLQTGFKFEVRTTVHTDLLNEADISEMSEILYEHGYRGVYYLQNFLDTGENFGNLTQAKAKFDPNLIRSNLEIGLRNF
- the nrdD gene encoding anaerobic ribonucleoside-triphosphate reductase — encoded protein: MSDKNILEKLQEKRTKCVIYTRVMGYHRPVESFNLGKKGEHKERVKFCEPKAR
- the tpx gene encoding thiol peroxidase, which translates into the protein MAKVKFHGADVALKGEEVFVGSYAPEVALVGQDLGEFKVGGNNGIEILVTVPSLDTSVCATETRKFNEKMAAKEAIKLSVISMDLPFAMGRFCSTEGIKNLKVGSDFRAKEFGEKYGVIIGEGPLAGLLARAVFVIKDGIVIHKQIVQDIADEPNYDAVFDAIKSSGGCSCGCI
- a CDS encoding DEAD/DEAH box helicase; its protein translation is MTEENIFNKCARIFQINNKTEQRNETIKLLNEIDQSQYMPIVNHLIREVGLYPYMQYDSCKWFDKILINSFTINIGEKEPVTLHLKQSEILKQLIEGNDLILSAPTSFGKSFIIDALINFKKPDNVLIIVPTISLMDETRRRLNKFSKQYNIITTSNADIKDKNIFVFPQERAVGYIDKIKEIGLDLFIVDEFYKILSSDNRALTLKIVISKLSKISKQKYYLCPNISKINLSLFGINRMKYVKLDFNTVFLNIKKEICKSKKNKDNLVLNIINNNKNKQNLIYVNQPSTADKLATFLSSGFKKSDSKILQNYEKWLIKNYFKDWPLADSVSKGICIHYGKIHRTITQMNVKLFNENQIFTTICTSSLIEGVNTSAENLIIYSNKIDRKDPFDNFTYKNIIGRSGRMFKYFIGNVYILEDTPKEEEKNLELSPIVDDIFKMDEELQITEELNTKANKIKDEIYNCVEDKNKVDLILKLIKSGKINSNMEDVVYILKKLINLDPNAFNYLKTNEISQWSAFKYFMSSKHHIDFNHLEIIMKSWNKTIPELIKELKIDNILKYFELENKVTYNLSAYFSDINELQKIIFSKQNIDISDFVNRLSSLFMPAKVLQLEEYGLPRMISKKISNLKLLPIDNNEITITELLDHFRCISKEKLINKLIEAELLEPFDQNFIDYFYDGIMIM
- a CDS encoding HamA C-terminal domain-containing protein → MNPTFTNYSEPEFEVITDECLSCNGDIIDKHYFLIIANDYESYKWRYDKFIDFLLDYISHDALSAKEREACINKPGSMLRKSLRNLRTVQKNQQDEIDEKGGEIGEILLYGIMKKYYNALPVVPKIFYKQNKNDYAKGADSVHIVIEDNDKFSLWLGESKFYKNIDDAINNAIQSVNNGLQDDKLKKEKSIITNISDLDELLKDNTNLLEQIKTKLNDNRSLDELKPFLHIPIFLLYECSLTKQNKEFNKEYQDKIIENTKKNTKKIYKRLKDELKNISYIDRIYFHIIFFPIPDKNKIIEDVNKSMEGFND
- a CDS encoding ribonucleoside-diphosphate reductase subunit alpha, which translates into the protein MKVIKRNGRTEELDVSKIKKYTSEAVAGLANVSLSELEVDAKIQFRDMITTEEIQQTLIKTAVEKIDIDRPNWTFVAARLFLYDLYHKVTGFSGYNHLRDYLQKGEKAGRIIPGLKEKYDLDDLNDYIRPERDLQFAYLGIKTLYDRYLIKDRSGAPIELPQQMFMAIAMFLAQNELDCQGWAKKFYDLVSKFEVMLATPTLSNARTTRHQLSSCYVGSTPDNIEGIFDSYKEMALLSKFGGGIGWDWCKVRAMGGSIDGHKNAAGGIIPFLKVTNDIAVAVDQLGTRKGAIAVYVEPWHMDVSDFLDLRKNSGEERRRAHELFPALWINDLFMKRVKENARWSLFDPAEVADLCDLYGDEFEARYIAYENDEKIQKNVVMAKELWKKILTSYFESGMPFLCFKDNANKTNPNDHDGIIRSSNLCTEIFQNTQPNYYKIKITFEGGSERLFDEEEDVRVDSGIVKKAKKLSALDSIGGEQIFIVEKESLEGKTAVCNLASINLSKINKKEDIERVVPIAVRMLDNVIDLNFYPHKKVKHTNLASRSIGLGVMGEAQMLAERGVKWGSYEHLALIDSVMENISFNAIYASSNLAVEKGVYPLFEGSKWSRGVMPIDTANANAKALLNDRGGLFDENACDWSKLREKVKRDGMRNGYLMAIAPTSSISILVGTTQTIEPVYKRKWFEHNLSGMIPNVVPNLSPETWQFYTPAYELDQRVLVRAGAIRQKWIDQGQSLNIFMSLDKASGGYLSEIYMLAWELGLKSTYYLRSESPDSEKLNNVADRSIECEGCQ
- the purB gene encoding adenylosuccinate lyase, translated to MVERYSREQMAQKWDMQAKYGAWLEVELAAVKAWNKLGFISDADCEKICKNAKFDVARIDEIEKTTKHDVIAFLTSVSESLGDESRFVHYGMTSSDCIDTAVALQIKSSMELIIEDVKGLMSAIKTRAQEHKNTMMVGRSHGIHGEPITFGLVLAVWYDEVARALKLLQDAKEVAAYGKLSGAMGNFAHAPLEFEELTCEQLGLKPAPASNQVIQRDRYAHVISAIAVLAATCEKIAVAVRHFQRTEVYEAEEYFSPGQKGSSAMPHKRNPVLSENITGLCRMLRSYVTPALENVALWHERDISHSSVERFILPDAFITANFMLARIANLIANLVVYPENMMKNLNLTGGLVFSQRVLLQLPQRGISREDAYKIVQRNAMKVWADLQEGKKAINENGESLFLQNLLADEELRASLGEAEIKECFDYAYYARHVDGIFARVFGK
- a CDS encoding pseudouridine synthase family protein; amino-acid sequence: MPYIHKFIAHAKGQKAYEILLQNGYKMRETQRLIDKGRLTCDGAVVGEKNALLSGEICLIEYETNPRGLRPIFECEKFAVFDKPNGVLSHPNGRHCEYSLNDEIWSLYGREASVAHRLDCETSGLIVVGKDKNTVVNLKKLFENRQVYKSYVALAQGKISENLRIEANMDLANDYDDVKMRMRICEDGKSAVTEISPIEYFADIDATLVQAVPLTGRQHQIRLHLFHVEHKILGEPLYGLMRSQIEKILDKEMSEAERILTTGAPRLLLHADEIRFKFDGIEYEIRSEFDARNEFYQSVKSDK